The proteins below are encoded in one region of Oncorhynchus gorbuscha isolate QuinsamMale2020 ecotype Even-year linkage group LG01, OgorEven_v1.0, whole genome shotgun sequence:
- the LOC124002201 gene encoding uncharacterized protein LOC124002201, with amino-acid sequence MMEAMDKRPFGSEYNYKMSENDISRLIKLRATNDAIFTGKRNSAMPAWRAMLVELGLEGKLTTGQLKKKWENLKKKYKDFKYPPLGMEKVNPMSWRWFHLMDDAIEGRLSGSARILNPSLFDFGEVGDVSFASSPTTSPIANKRLCMRPEGGEGTNIFEFWAKAQLGESVGAASTVADGQVAYTDAATEEIRRAAVECERALREEGRGGGQNERAAPDKMPVGGYGRTMAEDVETIAEDGRAMLVRNPGRNIERETAELERQIADLEKEREVLEREQADFDRERLILDRERDVVNRERVAVERGRASLDKDRAAMDRERAAMERERAILDRDRASIERERTELQKEKEALMKSKISRNNGSADVELDSSTIEKRERLLSIFERLVDKL; translated from the exons ATGATGGAAGCGATGGATAAAAGGCCTTTTGGTTCAGAATATAACTATAAAA TGTCGGAAAATGACATATCCAGATTGATAAAATTGCGTGCAACGAATGACGCCATCTTCACTGGGAAGAGAAACTCTGCCATGCCTGCCTGGAG AGCAATGTTAGTGGAGTTGGGTCTCGAAGGAAAGCTGACAACTGGGCAATTGAAAAAGAAGTGGGAAAACCTTAAAAAGAAATATAAG GATTTTAAGTACCCTCCTCTTGGCATGGAGAAAGTCAATCCAATGTCCTGGCGTTGGTTCCACCTCATGGACGATGCCATCGAGGGTCGCCTATCTGGGTCTGCCCGTATCCTAAACCCTTCACTGTTTGATTTTGGGGAAGTTGGGGACGTTTCATTCGCGTCCTCTCCCACTACCTCTCCCATAGCAAACAAGAGACTTTGTATGAGGCCGGAAGGGGGTGAGGGGACAAACATTTTTGAGTTCTGGGCCAAAGCACAGTTGGGGGAGAGTGTTGGGGCTGCGAGCACGGTAGCAGATGGACAAGTGGCGTACACAGACGCAGCTACAGAGGAGATCCGTAGGGCTGCGGTGGAGTGTGAGAGGGCCCTGCGAGAGGAGGGTAGGGGTGGGGGTCAGAACGAGAGGGCCGCGCCTGACAAGATGCCAGTGGGTGGGTACGGGAGGACCATGGCTGAGGATGTAGAGACCATAGCTGAAGACGGAAGAGCCATGTTGGTGAGAAATCCAGGCAGGAACATTGAGAGGGAGACTGCTGAACTAGAGAGGCAGATAGCAGAtttggagaaggagagggaagtgTTAGAGAGGGAGCAGGCTGATtttgacagggagaggttgatattggacagagagagggatgtggtgaacagagagagggtggcTGTTGAGCGAGGCAGAGCATCACTGGACAAGGACAGAGCGGCGATGGATAGGGAGCGAGCGGCAATGGAACGGGAGCGAGCCATACTGGACAGGGATAGGGCGTcaatcgagagagagaggacagagctgCAGAAAGAAAAGGAAGCCCTAATGAAAAGCAAGATTTCCAGGAACAACGGCTCTGCTGATGTAGAACTGGACTCATCTACtatagagaagagagaaagactgCTTTCCATATTTGAAAGACTTGTTGATAAGCTGTGA